Proteins encoded in a region of the Triticum dicoccoides isolate Atlit2015 ecotype Zavitan chromosome 3A, WEW_v2.0, whole genome shotgun sequence genome:
- the LOC119269611 gene encoding protein OCTOPUS-like codes for MSLHMDPPAPPRRSNVTSCDLHPDEAFTGFCTACLRERLAGLEASAAAASAPGRRSTSAIRSLFARPFAAGASSSAAGAVVEPPDLRRCKSFSCGRGGDVLSAAAAAAAAVARGDEPQRHSCDVRGRATLSALFHQDDRDRVRDGTAFGSFPVSSSAAAAVALTAGVAPPPLQPPLLPRRVLEDFSEEDIPVVMEREDEIMPVFEPVLPVDTSGEIVEAEPNAARDVKAMKDHIHTDLESSEPVKPPPKDLKEIAGSFFGASVFSKKWQKWRRKQKLKKEAAVSKAAAAAMPPPEKPSKPSFLRRRRLRGEAGSENALGRRSCDTDPRFSLDAGRMSIDDAGFTWDEPRASWDGYLFGAGSGIGLGRAPPPLSRLPPILSVMEDTPAAVVERSDGQIPVEDDGDLEPPGGSFQTRDYYFDSSSRRRRSLERTSSVRRPSFEVTEPKPAPAAANGNESPIAIGGSEFYHFHHAEDLLDRGFSSNSLVEDISASLEAAMSGPAAKKPPRWRKAWSLWGFIHRRAAGRRGGGPSDIADRSFSEPWPELRGGRGAGGQSSMQRCNSNLSARSSFSSNSGGLGSSRRSYVDVNGNVRRRGAEEAQPHVLERNRSARHSPPGRVTPMRSGGGAGARRGVPGGKAGRQLTSQSFARSVLRLY; via the coding sequence ATGTCGCTGCACATGgacccgccggcgccgccgcgccgcTCCAACGTCACCAGCTGCGACCTGCACCCGGACGAGGCGTTCACCGGCTTCTGCACCGCCTGCCTCCGCGAGCGCCTCGCCGGCCTCGAGGCGTCCGCGGCCGCGGCCTCCGCGCCCGGCCGCCGCTCCACGTCCGCCATCCGCTCCCTCTTCGCCCGGCCGTTCGCCGCGGGCGCCTCGTCGTCCGCGGCTGGCGCGGTGGTCGAGCCGCCGGACCTGCGCCGGTGCAAGTCCTTCTCGTGCGGCCGCGGCGGGGACGTGCTCTCCGCTGCCGCTGCGGCGGCGGCCGCGGTTGCCAGGGGCGACGAGCCGCAGCGGCACTCGTGCGATGTGCGGGGCCGCGCCACGCTCTCGGCGCTCTTCCACCAGGACGACCGTGACCGCGTCCGCGACGGCACGGCGTTCGGTTCCTTCCCCGTctcgtcctccgccgccgccgccgtggcgctCACCGCCGGCGTCGCGCCTCCGCCCCTGCAGCCGCCGCTGTTACCGCGGCGCGTGCTGGAGGATTTCTCCGAGGAGGACATCCCCGTGGTCATGGAGCGCGAGGACGAGATAATGCCGGTGTTCGAGCCCGTCCTTCCGGTGGACACCTCCGGCGAGATTGTTGAAGCCGAGCCCAATGCCGCTCGGGATGTCAAGGCCATGAAGGATCACATTCACACAGATCTTGAGTCGTCGGAGCCCGTGAAGCCGCCGCCAAAAGACCTGAAAGAGATCGCCGGGAGCTTCTTTGGCGCCTCGGTGTTCAGCAAGAAGTGGCAGAAATGGAGGCGCAAGCAGAAGCTCAAGAAGGAGGCCGCCGTGAGCAAGGCCGCGGCAGCGGCAATGCCACCGCCGGAGAAGCCATCCAAGCCGTCGTTCCTTAGGCGGCGCCGCCTCCGAGGGGAAGCCGGCTCGGAGAACGCATTGGGGCGGCGCTCGTGTGACACCGACCCGCGTTTCTCCCTCGACGCCGGCCGCATGTCCATCGACGACGCCGGCTTCACCTGGGACGAGCCACGCGCGTCGTGGGACGGGTACTTGTTCGGCGCGGGGTCCGGCATTGGCCTCGGCCGCGCGCCCCCGCCGCTCTCCCGCCTCCCGCCCATCCTGTCCGTCATGGAGGACACCCCGGCCGCCGTCGTCGAGCGGTCAGACGGCCAAATCCCCGTGGAAGACGATGGCGACCTCGAGCCTCCAGGGGGATCCTTCCAGACGAGAGACTACTACTTCGATTCTTCCAGCCGGAGGCGCCGGAGCCTGGAGCGCACCAGCTCAGTCCGCCGGCCGTCCTTCGAGGTCACCGAGCCGAAGCCAGCACCCGCCGCAGCGAACGGCAACGAGTCCCCCATCGCCATTGGCGGCTCAGAGTTCTACCACTTCCACCACGCCGAGGACCTGCTGGACCGGGGCTTCAGCTCCAACTCCCTGGTGGAGGACATCTCGGCGAGCCTGGAGGCGGCAATGTCGGGGCCGGCGGCCAAGAAGCCGCCCCGCTGGCGCAAGGCGTGGAGCCTGTGGGGGTTCATCCACCGGCGCGCCGCCGGGCGCAGGGGCGGGGGCCCGTCGGACATCGCGGACCGGTCGTTCTCGGAGCCGTGGCCGGAGCTGCGCGGCGGGCGCGGGGCCGGCGGGCAGAGCAGCATGCAGCGGTGCAACAGCAACCTGAGCGCGCGCAGCTCGTTCAGCAGCAACAGCGGCGGGCTCGGCAGCTCGCGGCGCAGCTACGTGGACGTGAACGGGAACGTGAGGCGGAGAGGGGCCGAGGAGGCGCAGCCGCACGTGCTGGAGCGGAACCGCAGCGCGCGGCACTCGCCGCCGGGGCGCGTGACGCCGATgcggagcggcggcggcgcgggcgcgcgGCGGGGCGTGCCGGGGGGCAAGGCCGGGCGGCAGCTGACCTCGCAGTCGTTCGCCCGGAGCGTGCTCCGCCTGTACTGA